In Leptospira barantonii, the DNA window GTGGAATGGACGTTAAGGAAATCACCGATATCGTCCTTACACACTTTCACTTTGATCACGCGGGCGGAATTTTTCTTTTTCCTTCTGCGGTAGTTCATATTCAAAATCATGATTATGATCTTTTAAAAAAACAAACCTACTTTCCGAATCAACCTTCTTATCTGAACGCATTGAGTAAAGCCGATCGTCTTCATTCTTTTGACGGAACGTTTTCATTATCACCAGGTTTGCAAATATTATTCACGGGCGGACATACGCCCGGATCTCAGGCCTTGGAATGGGTTGCCTCCGATAAAAAACAATTCTTAATCACGGGCGACGAATGTTACTTCATTGAAGAATGTAAAAACGGAATCGGTCTTCCCAAAGAGGCGGCGTTTTCTTTAAAACGAAATCGTGATTTTATCGATTACGTTCGGGTTTTGGACGGGAAGGGAACCAAAATTTTGACCCTTCACGATCCTTCGATTTTGACGCAAGGCGAAGAGCTTGTTCCCGGCGTAAGAATATTAGATTCTTTTTAAGTAGCAAAACAACAAGGTATAAAGGGCATAAAAAAGGCCCGAGTAAAAACCCGAGCCTTTTCGTTTCAATACGATAGAATTTTAAGCTCAGTCTTTATCGTAGACTTTCTTAATTTCCTTACTGTATTTTTCGGTGATCACGTGACGTTTCATCTTGAGAAGGTTGGTCAACTCGTCGCCAACTTCGAAAGGTTTTTTGGTAAGAATCACATGTTGAACCTGCTCGAAGGATTTGAATCCGGTTTTCGTGCTGTTGTAGCTACGAACTTCTTTTTTATAGAAGTCTATTACTTTCGGATTCTTAATCAATTCTTCCACTTTAGAAGAATCGATTCCATTCTCCTTACACCAATTCGCCAACTGATCCACATCGGGAACGATGATCGCGCCGAGGACTTTTTGATCCTGACCGATCACCATGGATTGTTTGATGAACGGGGATTCGTCCATTTTATTCTCGATAGGAACTGGCTCGACGTTTTCTCCACCTAACAAGACAACGGTGTCTTTCGCTCTTCCGGTTAAGGTAAGAGTTTTCTTATAATTGATAAACCCGATATCTCCGGTGTTCATCCAACCGTCTACGATGGTCTTTTTGGTAACTTCCGGGTTCTTGTAATACCCTTTCATTACTTGAGGACCTTTTACGAAGACGACACCTTTTTGTCCCAGTTTACCTGCGAGGACCTCGTACTTATCATTGATGTGAGTCAGTACGTGACCGTTATCGTCTTTGATCATCAGTTCGGATTTAGGAACTAAAAATCCCACGGAACCGATGATCGGTTTTACGAAAGGTCTTACCGAAATCACGGGTGCGGTTTCGGTCATTCCGTAACCTTCCAAAACCAACATTCCGATATCGTTGAAGAAGTTATCCACATGAGATTGAAGCGCGCCTCCGCCCGACATCGATCCTTTCAATCTTCCGCCCGTCGCCGCGCGGATTTTGGAAAGAACAATGGTGTCTAACGTCTTCGCGTTGAAGATCAATCCCAAACCGGCGATCGTAAAAAGAAGACCGTTCGGCAGATGAACTCCATAAGAAGGTAGCGCTAAATAAGCGAGAATCGCCATCGCACTGACGGTAAAAGGACCCGTTAACAAAAGAACGATCAGAGATTTTGTTCCGATTGCAAGGGACTGGAGAATGTTTCTTTTCTCGTAATCCACTTCCAAACCGTTT includes these proteins:
- a CDS encoding N-acyl homoserine lactonase family protein, which translates into the protein MKFEGFKFAGWKFFLCFCLFFGCVSENRTGPADRSNSIVSKNCKSNLGLYVFEYGKSLYPDRFLNVEEDKGNREIVYLFYLIRIPGKNILIDSGFFNDSYKKKFGFVGFESPDKLLKRCGMDVKEITDIVLTHFHFDHAGGIFLFPSAVVHIQNHDYDLLKKQTYFPNQPSYLNALSKADRLHSFDGTFSLSPGLQILFTGGHTPGSQALEWVASDKKQFLITGDECYFIEECKNGIGLPKEAAFSLKRNRDFIDYVRVLDGKGTKILTLHDPSILTQGEELVPGVRILDSF
- a CDS encoding AMP-dependent synthetase/ligase, which produces MYKNLADMLIQSTEKFGDRPVFWSKGEDKEFHPTSYKQLYDMGIALAEALIDMGLKAREHVGVLADNRLEWMITDYAVQFSGAANVPRGTDVTESELEYILHHSEAKIVFIENDKMLEKYNKVKSKLPKVETIIVMDKASTAKGKNIHKIHDLIEEGKALRAKGSKKAEKRIEDIKPEDLFTLIYTSGTTGMPKGVMLMHSNMIHQMIHVVPMLLTDIKPTDSMLSILPIWHIFERVNEYGAISSGIQTYYTKVSDLKNDLAKAKPSFMASAPRVWESVYTGIYNKVNDPKQTPPLRRGLFKLAYFFSKHYNASRRFLNGLEVDYEKRNILQSLAIGTKSLIVLLLTGPFTVSAMAILAYLALPSYGVHLPNGLLFTIAGLGLIFNAKTLDTIVLSKIRAATGGRLKGSMSGGGALQSHVDNFFNDIGMLVLEGYGMTETAPVISVRPFVKPIIGSVGFLVPKSELMIKDDNGHVLTHINDKYEVLAGKLGQKGVVFVKGPQVMKGYYKNPEVTKKTIVDGWMNTGDIGFINYKKTLTLTGRAKDTVVLLGGENVEPVPIENKMDESPFIKQSMVIGQDQKVLGAIIVPDVDQLANWCKENGIDSSKVEELIKNPKVIDFYKKEVRSYNSTKTGFKSFEQVQHVILTKKPFEVGDELTNLLKMKRHVITEKYSKEIKKVYDKD